Sequence from the Uloborus diversus isolate 005 chromosome 8, Udiv.v.3.1, whole genome shotgun sequence genome:
GTATCAACAAAGATGTAGTTGTAGAACCACATGAAGTTATTGAAGAACTAACCAAGTTTTTAACCAAGACAAGAAACAACGACAGTTAAACTTTGTATTGTAGAcaataagacaattttataagtgtgtatgcaatgtggatatttaggactcatcaagtgtaagtgattttattgactattttgttgtatttttaagtgatttcatgccattttaacgtgttccttttttttttccttgaatgatcttaaaaacatgaatagtttagagcttttggtgataaaaattcgtgtgcattttgatttatttcattaatatagtaaacaaagtaataacaagtattgatttccatttattaatttaaacatcTTACTGCCATACTGTTCtttcaagtactttaaagtttattcttaacgtgatttcaattctgtcataagaacaattaatgtttttgcaacagtttttgaataaactgcaaaacttatacaattttaaggaattttactaaataatattaataataataataaatatatattgatagaATGCTGAtagtgttgtgaaaaaaaattgtgccccccccccctaatttccTGGTTGCTCCCCTGGTGTGTGTCGTGATTTTTTGTAGAGAATTGAATAGtatatatttcataatattttggGAAGTAAACTAAAATGAGTTcaatttcagtttagaaaatGTAGAATTTTTAAAGGGTAAGACTCTAATGTAAGTTACAATGAATCTTGCCATTTAAACTGACAGATATTTATCTTAGTTTTTTGAACTTAGTATTAGTTTAATATAGTATAGTCAAGTCTCGACTTACTCGAGGTATGCGTTCCAAGACCACtcgcataagtcgaaatttcgagTTGTGGAAAAAAGTATCTATACGATTTTTTTATGAACGTACCTaattaatttatgcatttataaacacctctcaaactgctttaaaccaTTTATTGCATGCAGAAGGGaatttttacagtaatttttaaaaagctgtattattctgcataaaatattgttacaaacagtatgtagtaataattaaatgcataattaaatactgtaatcaaaatttataacttaaaaatgatTTATGCTGCACAATCAGGTTATCAGTCCTCTCGTAACAACGCATGTGCATCAGGAACCTCATCTTGATGAAGAAAGAACAATGACCTTCTACTTTCTGTCGAAATTATTGTTCCAAAAATTTTTATGTTGTGGGTGAtgaattcgcgttatagccatttcgggTAAGTCGAATCAGGTTGTAGAGCGAGTCGACTGTACTAGAATTAGATCTAAGTTTTACAATATGTGAGCATTAGTCATGGttagaaatattttcttaaagttatgtaaaattttaattcaccTTTATAGCGCAataaagctatttattttttaaaaagactgaTGCATTTATTAGACTCTGCAATATATCAAATGAAACTATTTATACGAAAAATAGTCAGATTTGTCCTATAACGATTAGAACTAGTGAAATATGGTGCACTACTGTTAATTTTTGTTATGGCTACTGATGTGAAATaaatgacctaagtgtagcacttgacatttccctacattaactgccataccatTTGTGGCAGTTAATgaagggaaatgtcaagtgctacacttaggtcatggaaataagcgtatgagatatcgtttacagggttcagtcattagtcaggcagaaaatgttatggatcttgGTATCTTAATAAATAAGTGCTTCAAGTtgagtcaacagtgcagcattgcaagtaacaaggccaacagaatgcttgggtttatcaataaatctatttcaaacaaatctaagaaggttcttctgcctttatataggagtttagtaagatcccatttggagtatgctgtgcagttttggtcgccttatctgaggaaagatatttctgtattggaaaaggttcacagaagggtaactagactagtaaggggactttcagatttagatcatgataccagacttaataggcttaatatatatagcctggagcaaaggaggatcagaggggacacgattcagttgtttaaatttatcaaaatgaatgatgttaatgcattaaatttttgcaccgaaagcaggaagaggggtcattgttttaagctattcaaatctcagactaacctggaaataaggaaaaactactactttagtagggttgtgggcacttggaacagcttaccggaagaggtggcaaTGAGCAAGGAGGTGGATAGCTTTAACAGAGCCATTGATCtccattgaggactaataaattgactagaaccagcctagctggacaaagtgcctgttgctggtcatcacatttgtatttgtaaaattgtaaaatatacacatatttacttcaCTACATCCTGATTTGGACCCAATTGAAGAATATGCTTGAACGTGAATTCCATTATCCACACAGAATTTCCTAATGGCAGTCTGAGTGAGATACGGATGAACCTCTATCTGAAAGAAGATGAATTAAGTATGTTTCTATGCAGACAAGTTCAAGTACAGACATATAGTCAATTTGTCAAAATCCGCGTCCCATAAGTTCAGCCCCCCTCaacacctccaaaaaaaaaaaaaaaatcagatgatacatagtacagtaaaactcccAATTATCAGAGGGACAAAGGAGTACTCCTTAGTCTACTTTCCATAGGTGTCTGTTGTTTTTTAAGAGCTCCCATTAGTGCAACAAAAAGTAACCTTTTTCTTCGGAAACCTTTTAAGCGAGTTTCAATTTCATGTCACGCTGCGGGGAAATCTGAAAAAGCACCATGAACAGTACAgagaattcaaaaatcaacaaaaaagcagggattttttttaatttccttaaaaTCTAACGAAGGGCAGAGGTTTTTGTTTTTACAGCCTCTgggggtaaaaggaaacatgatttcattcaCTAACAAAGAGTCACAATATTTCATACCCAGTTACTCTCATCAAAGAGTGTGGTCTTGGGCACAATGCATGAAATTTTGTCTCACTTCAATCAAAAGAAAGGGAAGGATCTAAAGTTAAAAACATTGAAGTTCTGTTTCTTTTTCCCCAACTGGTCCTACACATCTTTTCATCTATGTGTCAATTTTTCATCTTCCCATTAAAAGACATATTTGAACACAGTATTTTGCTGTTTGTATGTGcattgtatacagggtgttccattttaacctaaAGGGACCTTTATTTCCACAatcattagtcctagatgtacacttccaaatgcgaaaatgttcaaaatcagatgcagatttTAGATAttgaagtttgaagcaaaaataaaaaatgagtcaaaaaatacaaaattttaaatacttacctagggcccgtataaaactttttatacaggccctaggtcttctaactaatatttagagaaataatctccattgaaaactattcctgacacaaaaaactcaaggaaatattccagttcaaagttttaagggaccatacagaagttaagattggaacttatcgccatttcagaagaatgacaggtcagcaaagtaagaaaaacaaggtattcatatttttcatttcttttcaaaaataaatgaaaatgttatgccgtgatacacaaaaacacataacaaaacctcgaacaatttgaaaaaccacactcgatacacacttataattttaaaaacacttgttaaccattatattttcacccaaaaggtgttattgacagcaagtgaaaagtggtgtaagtcacaaaacgctgcgtttcatatctcagtgaatgcTGATTCTactgatttcaaactttttgtgttggaattattttttaatggaaattatttccctaagtATCAGTTGGGGGACCTGGgccccatataaaaagttaaattttgtattttttgatttatttttattttacttcaaaatttcaatatcttagctctgcatctgattttgaacatttttgcaattggaagtatacatctgggactaatggttgcgaaaataaaggttttgcaggttaaaacggaacaccttgtatatacCCATATGCATATATagcgcctcagagcaacagtaggatatcttactgttattcccaaacttagatatcttactgttactgTGATGCAatgatatatgtgtgtgtgtatgtcggtgagaacaaaaaatatatatatacctgtAAAACAGCAGGGACTACTGAACAATACTGTAGTAACTCTTGTATATGAGCAATTGTATAGTTAGATATTCCTATAGCCTTAAATttgcctaaaatatttttaaaaacattaatatacACCATGTCCACAAATTAAAACTCACTTTACAggctttacattttttaaaaatttatctaaatAGTAAGAAATACACATAAACAAATGGTATTGTCCATcagtcacaaaataatttaaactatcatacaaaataaattttgtgctttaaaaaacACAATCAAATAAGtaacaaatgcaaaatatttcaattttttttaaagcaaaataatgaaTGATTACAGGCAACAATgtctttaagaaaaaagtttagaTTGAAACAAAGTTGTGTTGATCACACAGGATTCAGATCAACCGTAttctttttgcaaaacattattgtAGCTTTTGAGCATTATATGAGAAGACGAAAAATAAGACTGAAACACAAGTATGCAAAACAACTCTACAATGTCAGATTCCCAATAAAAATGCCGTTTTAGTATAGTTTTGTCCATGTTTGGGAAATGGAGAGGAGTTTCCAGGGTTAACtcctgaatttttttcaaaaataaagtctaatactaattaataatttatatataaaaaaaacgaagaagtttggactgtctttggtaatATAAGGGTAAAAATAGGCTCAAccggaaaaaaatctaaattgatgtcgtaaagacgcaaattaaagcAATCTTTAGCAAACTTAAAGAGCAAGGGATTTGGGATTttctcccagaaattttgcaaagtttaaaacctCTTTTAACCATTAATTCATGCTTCTCTTTTATTGATTTAAGGCAGAATGAAAGGGTCCAGAGGTtttaccagatttttttttagtcttgaaCTTCCTACGTGGACTTAAGAAAAAGATCTCTGGATTTTCTTTTTCCtgaattggagtcttaaaaatgaagttttactcTATCAATGAGGATTCtcttcctgatttttttccctcaaactgGAGTCTGAAAAAGCAAATTTAGGTTATCTTTGAATTAAAGAAAGGAGGGAGTGCATTCGGGAattttctcccggaaaattttcaaaattgaagttttgaaactgaaattttaagcaatatttggCGATATTAATGTTTGGGTAATCTTAccaagaatgttttgaaattaaaaatcttaataCTTAAGCAATCTTCGATGATGAAAAAAGTGCCTGGCAGTTGCCGCCCCCTGTTGCCAAATATTAAAGTATTCAGCTGAATTGAATATTTGCTTTGTCTGCCCAAttccctagaaattagaacttccttgcttttagtacttttttcattgcaaaatgtaaaagcattttttctccagccattaatgaataagttattaaaaaagtcaaattttaataactctaatctgtactgaaatcggtttccatgtggAAAATATCTCCCTAAGAAAtgaggaaaatatttgagccccccccccccttaaaatttattATGGGCGCCCATAGCCCAATATGCGGTATACCAAATATCAACCAAATATTCAGAGCATCTCTAGTATTAAtactctttttaaattttttcatgatGTAAGAAAAACGTTACCTCTTTATTTAAATCTATGAAGTATTTTGAATGGGAAAAAATAGAAGGTGATCTTCTAAGAAATCATTAAAAGCTTGAACTCGATAATAACAATGGTTACAACTAACAGATATATATTAAGTTAATAAAAAGTAAGAACTGGTTTTAGTCATAAAAGTGACATCATTCCTTACAAATGTTTCACCTTCGTTATAGAGAATCTCCAACTGTAGCCAAGTCTGTTTTCGAAGTTCTGCGTTGAGGGGGTTGTCTGGCTTCATTCCCGAAGAGCCAGGCCAGTGGATTAAATACAAATCAAGGTGACTCAGTTGGAGTGCTTCTAATGATAATGATGCAGCTACTGCTGCTTTCTCAGTACCTTGATATGCAGGACCTTTTGGAAAGAAACACTTAAAATGAATActtaaaaattaggttttaaattcaaagagcATATCaatcttttattcaaattaaGAATCCTTGtacagcacacacacacacacaatcaaaGCTTCCAAAACATACTTCAAGCACTAAGACCTGCAGCACTAGGACTGTTCTAAAGCACTAAGACTGCAGTTAGGAAAATTCCCTTTTTGCTAATAGTGAATTAGCATAGGTATTATGCTTATTGAAGACATTTCTCTAGTACAAATGCTATTGGCATACATTTTGTTTTACAATAACAATATAGCAGAAATCTATCcttatacatattatttattcataccttatgtatattatttctgtagcctgtgtttagtttctacgcgagatctacctcaattcttgatcgatttctttgatttacactttattttaaagcttatcgtgcaggctactgacgaaaaatagacccatggtctaaaaattgttttttctgtcaaaaaaacctgttttaaagaaccagaatgaggtttttggttaaatttataacttttacttgcactatgaccggcagagctgaatagcttgatcggcagagggttcgactggtaaccaggagaatgcatgttcgggcccatgtccggacaatcttcatcaaaaaattagagaaatatcgctccttacatgaacactgaatacCAATTGTGATGGAatagatgagatggaaacgctccttgctgttatgaaaaaatgatgaaacatggagctaaattaattcttaattgtatggttctttttttttttctttttgttttttttaaagctttggctctggtaagaaaattaaagcataatataGGCgaaagtatcaggtttaagatttcagactacaatggatttttttttgttcagaaaaaaataataaatcgtatattgaaatatagattcatCTAcagagtttttgactctttgtacaaataaaaaaattactacctcaatttgaagggtaaactccttttttttttcttctttttgtaaaaaacaaatagcctatcacatttttactacatacgaaaagctacgcttaaaaaagagcttagttcaaattattttgtattttaaccatgctgttaaatgatgaacacgtgctgccatctaagtcataatggttcaagcagcctgcgataacaaattgtaaaaattttcaaaaataaaaacacttctcttcaatatcttatcttatgtaTTAAtcttacccctcattttaaaacttatgaggtcgctaatgacgaaaaatagacttatggtcgaaaaatcaagttttcggaaacgcccctggCTGTTGCAAAACTttgatgcagcctgaagttcttatgcagatgcttttttaaagcaaagttcaaatacaattctcaagaaagaaaaaaagaaagtaacctgtgtgtgtgtgtgtatgtgtttcttttttttttttttttaataaagcttaaaagcactggatttagttgttcggttaaattgaaaagtttttttcggtagagcattcggctataaactaaatgaacttcgggcaagctcgggctgtccgacataatagcaaatttagattaatattacacattacatgtactcataacatacaacagataatacACGTTATAAAgtaaatgcaatgggaatgctacttggtgtttcgactccttcatgaaaggctacagttatcattcggataagttaaCTGTTAattgaagggtgttcttccttttttaaagctttgactccatccAGACCACAAGGCATAAtagaagcgtaaaaaaaattattagatttatctcaaaagaatcctttttgtgcagtaaaacattttcattgtatgttgaaatgtagatttttctaatagcagtgttcaaccttttgtacaaatgaaaaaaaatactacgccaaattgaaataaCGAGTTTtgcccagtaaacctttaattatttattcaaatacgatatgaaacattaaaaatttattatgaaaCATTTTCTGCTGCTTTTTCCTTCCTTCCCcacattccttcaatgaatagcattcgaaaagtaAGGCCCAATTGCTCGGTTTGTTGGAGTGTcatgctgttaatcagaatggcgccagttcgaatccgtgccaataaatatctatttaatgtttctttttttcctataGATGCTCACAAAGCCagaactgtatttgccacaaccggttttttcacatgcacaattactgctttttcacgagtcatcagtcacacttttaatgatatctatgtttgcattgaaaaaacgtACGATggtcaaattatcacaatgttggatttaacgaggttttgttgctcatgtcttcaaattacatgccttcttctttgcgcttacttttttcggttactttttttggttcttcttcataatgttctttctttcaaaatttttaaagagcgaaatgccttatgaaatgaTTCAAAGCACATTGCGGAGTTCCGCATGGGTCGGCTAGTAATATCTAATACatgatattaaaaacaaaagtattGCTAATATGGCATTCAATTTTTCAAGTTTCTACAAGATAAAAGGTTAATATTGCAGATTTTAAAAGCTTTACATTTGAGTCTCACGCATCTGCAGCTATAACtcttgaaaatgtataaaatctGCACAAGAGAAAACTTATAATTAATCAAGACAACAAACTCAATGCCACTGACATCAATTGAATGGTCTACAAATTTCAAAGCACTTTTGACTTTCTTAAGGTAAGTCACTAACCTACAAATTTATAAGTAAAAATGAAGAATATTTATCTTCAAATGAAAGTTTAATAAAAGTGactgaagtttttctttttttaaagaaaactaataTAATGTTTCACATTCAAAATTAGATCTctctttaatgaattaaaaataaagcttttcccaCAGTCAGGTGCAGATCCAACTGGGGGAATGGAGGTCATGACCACCTCCACTCCCCTTCTTAAGTGAGCAAATATAGCCAAAAGCTGTATTTGGGGGaattatatttcataaattgGCTCCATTCACCCTATTTATGCCCAAAAATGACATTTCTGACCCACCCCCTTTCAGAATTCGCCCCCTACAAAAGCAGAGGCTGGATTCGTCCTTGCACATTATATAGCAACTTTTTGACAAATCATTTTACAGCTGTACCGGATTAACCGGGTCTAAATTCTAAAATCAGCCAATTATATTACTAACTAAGTTATTACACCTTGATATACATTTCACGTCAATTAGGAACAGGTACTGCTCTAGCAGTTTTTCTGCCCCAGGCCATGTTGACAATTGCCGCCCCCCTAATCTTAAtaatatattgtcgcctcagagcaacagtaagacatctaatcccagaaacaacagtaagatattctaCTGTACTTCTGAGgagacgatatatatatatatatatatatatatatatatatatatatatatatatatatatatatatatatatttaaataattgagTATACTCTCATGTATTGCTGCAATTTGAGATGCAAAGAAAAAAGACTAAGGAACAAAAGTTTaagcttcttttcttttctttctttctttcttcatttttatttttatttatttattgatttgccTCCTTACATTTTGCCATTATGAAATTCTCCGCCCTAAGCGGTGGCACAGGTTGGCATTCCCCATGAACTACACCTGCTTAAAAAAGCAACAAAAGGTGTCTCAAAAGCCAATTagttatacaatttaaaaaaaaaaacattcttaccTAATTTGCTAGTAATAAAAACATCactccttaaaatatttttagagttcACCTTTCTTAAAACTTCACCAATAGCAGACTCATTTTTATACACTGCTGCTGTGTCTAGAAGagagaaaaattgcatttaaatcaTGTAATAgatttaaaacaacttttttttacactaaaaaaagtCTAAAGTGTATGCATAATTGTTGTGATGAATAGCAAacgatttatttaattttttaatgtcacTGTTGGgtgaaattttaaacaacttCCCTCTTAAACTGCaagcattttttataatttaagttttttgaaaGAATATATTCTCTATGATGGTCACAACCCCCCATTTATAGCAAGAAACACCATAACAAGACACAATGTCACATGCCTTCTTCTATTTTTGCCaaacattttaataaagaaattttaaggaatttataaaaagaccttttaatcaaaattttgtcATCCCTGGTCAAACATTTCCTACTCCCAAGCTAAAACTTCTACTTTGATTTAAGGAGAAAGTTGAGTTAAAATTTATGTTCCATATCAGCTTTTCAATCCCTTATGCAATTAATGGTTCCCAATCATGAGTAGGAACAACAAATTATGTAGCAACTTTATGCAAGAGAAACTAGCAAAGCTGACATACACCAATATTGATTTTCACATTATATTATGTTCCTACTCTTTGAATCCTTTTTACAACTGCTTATCAATCACAGttgccaaataaagaaaataacattgTGCAACACCTTACGTacttaaaatgcaattacatATAACACTCTTTGATATGTAAAAGAAGCAATCAAAAACTTTGTACAaggaaatgagtaaaaatacaaCAATATGCATTcatgtacaaataaaaacatttaaaaagaactttaaaactctgcaaacagctgtttcagggTTATAAAATCAAACCCTTCTTCAGTGCATAAAAAGAACGATTTGGGAATCTTACTGAATCTGGAAAAATTCCACTTTATTAGCGAATGATTTGTCGAGCATGCCCCCTTTCCCTACTGTTTGGAAATCTTTCCTTTAACGAAATTTTTTCAGTGTATGACCTTTTTCCTAGGTACAGATAGATGTTCTTGCTGTTTTCTGCTGTCATCACGTTTCTGATTTTGGCCGCTTTCAGCCTATTTACTCATCAATGTCTTTTTTCCTTTTCGTTCACTTGTCCGTTGTCCGACTTGGTGTTCCATTGTTCTTTTTATGTACTGAAGAAGAGGTTTGATTTTATAACCCCAAAACAGCTCTGTTTCCAGAGTTTTTAAActccaaaaaacttttaaaatgcttttatttgtacatgtatacacattgtcatatttttaaacattctttGATGTTTTAATGTCACTTAAGAACAATGGTTCATGCAGAGGTGCCCCGATGGATGGCCACTGACAACTTCCAAAAAATTCCTAATGTGGCAAATTTTGACTGACGATTCAGCAAATTGGATGCATAATTGCATTATAGGAATTTTTAAATGCCCCTTTTCATTAGATTTATTTAGGTGTGCAAAcctttattttatcatttggcaaaatttagaATTCCATTTGGCTATTGAGAATTTCTACCCATCCAAAAATTTACCTTCGGGGTATTCCTGGTTTCATgctatttatgaaattaatttgcaagtaTATTTAATTAATTGATAATCACATGTCCTTCTATGAATTAATTAGGATAACCTATTTAGTGAAATGTTTTTTGCAGCCCAGTCTAAtaatacactttttctttttgactttaCTTTATTCATCTAAAATATAGTACTTGTTCAAAGCAACAAAGAATTTTTCAAGAACATTGAAATAACTTTTgacaatacagtagaagaccgttataatgcacaccttgggaccacagcttttgtgttatacaggattttgcattatatagatcatttcacaaatttttaaactaatgttcagaatatatatctatattagcacttcagaatgagttttatctgcaatgaatattaaagcaccaatactaCAATAAGTTATtcccaaataaatatgtttcacaatcaaaagaaagtgcattatcctgctatcttcatggtttgcataacagctgcattttcaagagccatctagtattttttatttattatgattactaattctaaatttaaaagttttgaattaagatggaaagatgagaaacttttaaaatttaatttgcttaacaatttttatttttgcaaagcaaaacagagggattttttaagcttcacaccctattgtttacttctgaaaagttgtgcggtttatagagaattgcgttatataggtcggcgttataacggtcttctactgtacattaacaaaataaatgcaatgcttactaaaaaaaaagcacttattatTAAAATTACCAATTAGCCTGTATCCTTGTTCTAGTGCAGCTTCAGTTATGGAAAATACATCCGGCGACTTCAAAAGAAATGTTCCTACTAAaaaatcacagtaaaaaaaattctaatatgagcaataaatatttattagtttatttattaatttaaaaaaatcatgtaaagtGAAATAATAACACCAATAATAGGCTATTGGTTTGGTGGGAGGATGTCTAATGTGCCTGATTTTGCTTTTACGGGACCCTGGGCAAAGAAACTATTGGATATGTACAAAAGGTAAAAGATTGAActgccaaaaattttttgaaagtctaAATTACACAAacccattatttaaaaataattttatgtaggCATTACCTTTCGGTACCAATCTGTATTTCCTTTTACTTGTATTCTGGAAGTAATTGCTAGATAGAGAACCAAATTCTGTGGCACGACAGCAcgtgagggccaaggcctactgtgcccaactaATTTCTCCTGAACAGGGGCTCTGGaatgcaaggcagatgttccagttaggtggtcagcctaacccGGAACCCTCAGTATTTGGTTTCCAAGtacacttggtactcattttatcgacccactgacgGGATGAACAGCTGAGTCAACCATGCCTAACCCAGGAATAGAACCCGGGCCTGTGGAAGTGAGAAGCCCTACCTCTGAGCCACTAGACTTCAATTGCTCGACTGATTTCAGCTTTTAATGGTTAGTGTAAAATATGAGAGTTTTTCTgtatcttgataaaaaaattcATGAGTCCGGACCATAATTAAAATTACTTGCTGTCTTCTGAACTAAGTAGCCCtttagtagaggggctatggtagaaaatatagccggaaactgcattttgtgataaaattatgaaacttggcatgcatgtagacaatgtactaacaaacatttttggaaggggaggcaattcaaaatcccccccaaccccccccccccctgtgttaaggaaaatcaattcatttacagtagaacccaataatccgaaccccagaaatccgaaacatcagaaaatccGAACCAATGTTTTAGAGTTTAcgattaaaaattgattacaaaactaagaataaaactagaaattaaaaaccataaataaagctagtaatttttcaaaactttaaacaaacatttgaattgttgtttatgaataaatacagcactttgattagttaaaacgaaatcaattttcattatcagtgaaaaaaaaaaaactaca
This genomic interval carries:
- the LOC129228456 gene encoding glyoxal reductase-like gives rise to the protein MGERKGICVNINQSLGTFLLKSPDVFSITEAALEQGYRLIDTAAVYKNESAIGEVLRKVNSKNILRSDVFITSKLGPAYQGTEKAAVAASLSLEALQLSHLDLYLIHWPGSSGMKPDNPLNAELRKQTWLQLEILYNEGKFKAIGISNYTIAHIQELLQYCSVVPAVLQIEVHPYLTQTAIRKFCVDNGIHVQAYSSIGSKSGCSELLSDSTVMEIAEHHGKTPAQVLLRWAIEHGMSVIPKTSNLGRLKENMNIFDFSLSSAEVQRLDNLNRDEHFCWNPKGVK